The following coding sequences lie in one Synechococcus sp. PCC 7336 genomic window:
- a CDS encoding GNAT family N-acetyltransferase has translation MKLRWCHDITQIPAAAWQALVCDRTSPFLEWEWLYCLEASGSAGAKEGWLPCHLLVERHGELVAIAPMYLKSHSYGEFVFDQQWAELAFRLGEEYYPKLVGMAPFTPCTGYRFLIHPDLEQRDVLPAMLEEIDRFCAAREISICSFLYVDPDWQETLERNGFTPRITHNYQWHNPGYADYEAFLEQFNANQRRNIKRERKALDKAGIEVKFYWDDRLSSYLFDRMYRYYSNTCLQFWNSSKYLNRRFFQLVEKHCRDRVLLVAGETDRGVVGMSFCIYKGDRLFGRYWGAEDDIKFLHFNLCYYAPIDWAIDRQIRNFDPGAGGQHKIRRGFPATPNYSYHRIFRPRLSQVLLPYLNETNPMMLQELERVNREAVPFREDVLPSLTVLTDR, from the coding sequence ATGAAACTTCGTTGGTGTCACGACATCACCCAAATTCCTGCTGCGGCGTGGCAAGCACTGGTCTGCGATCGCACCTCTCCCTTTCTGGAATGGGAATGGCTGTACTGCTTGGAAGCCTCGGGCTCGGCAGGTGCCAAAGAGGGTTGGTTGCCCTGTCATTTACTCGTGGAACGGCATGGGGAATTGGTGGCGATCGCTCCGATGTATCTCAAATCCCACAGTTATGGCGAGTTTGTCTTCGACCAGCAATGGGCGGAGTTGGCCTTTCGGTTGGGGGAGGAATATTATCCCAAGCTAGTGGGCATGGCTCCGTTTACCCCCTGCACGGGCTATCGATTTTTGATCCATCCCGACCTCGAACAGAGGGATGTGCTGCCAGCCATGCTAGAAGAAATCGATCGCTTTTGTGCCGCCCGAGAGATTTCCATCTGTAGTTTTTTATATGTGGACCCCGACTGGCAGGAGACCTTAGAACGCAATGGGTTTACCCCCCGCATCACCCACAACTATCAGTGGCACAATCCGGGGTACGCAGACTACGAAGCGTTTCTCGAACAGTTCAACGCCAATCAGCGCCGCAACATCAAGCGAGAGCGCAAGGCCCTCGATAAAGCGGGCATTGAGGTGAAATTTTATTGGGACGATCGCCTTTCCAGTTACCTATTCGATCGCATGTATCGCTATTACAGCAACACTTGCCTGCAGTTTTGGAATTCCAGTAAATATCTCAATCGCCGCTTTTTTCAACTGGTCGAAAAACACTGCCGCGATCGCGTCCTCCTCGTTGCGGGAGAAACCGACAGGGGTGTTGTGGGCATGTCCTTCTGTATTTACAAAGGCGATCGCCTATTCGGTCGCTATTGGGGAGCCGAAGACGACATCAAGTTCTTGCACTTTAATTTGTGCTATTACGCCCCGATTGACTGGGCGATCGATCGCCAGATTCGCAATTTCGACCCCGGCGCGGGCGGCCAGCACAAAATTCGACGCGGCTTTCCCGCTACCCCCAACTACAGCTACCACCGCATCTTCCGGCCCCGACTCAGTCAAGTACTGCTTCCCTACCTCAACGAGACCAACCCCATGATGTTGCAAGAGCTAGAGCGGGTGAATCGAGAAGCAGTGCCATTTCGAGAGGATGTGCTGCCGAGCTTGACTGTCCTAACCGACCGATAA
- a CDS encoding S8 family serine peptidase: MSESDFLQADYSIPAAVPEDLTPGFLVAFEDEAAALSQFADGAGIQQVAHSRDYERETLELSDREDRDVIVFDELGVALVTVDPERAQRGMGIASASSGMTNAEPEPIFYALSDFGLPPEATAYLRGYNDAVNHLQAQLTGLFPSQPGVESAAVFSDSSASTWGLMATEVMSSKLSGDGVKVAVLDTGMDLNHPDFAGRSIVSQSFIPGQAVDDRNGHGTHCIGTACGPRNPGIGPRYGVAYEAEIFAGKVLSNQGSSLGRSTIAGIEWALRRGCDIISMSLGGRVSPGEGFSPAFERVGRQAMRNNCLIVAAAGNESDRRRGQIEPVGSPANCPSFMAVAAVDSQMRVANFSNGGINRDGRVDIAGPGVAIYSSAPDSPAAPLQPPFFRRWSNRYDTIGGTSMATPHVSGIAALYRQANPSLSASQLWRLITSTASPLPIPSRDVGAGLVQAPTGC, encoded by the coding sequence ATGTCTGAGTCTGATTTTTTACAAGCAGATTATTCTATTCCTGCCGCAGTTCCAGAAGATTTGACACCTGGTTTTCTGGTGGCCTTTGAAGACGAAGCGGCTGCACTGTCTCAGTTTGCCGATGGTGCAGGAATCCAACAGGTCGCCCATTCGAGGGATTACGAACGCGAGACCCTCGAATTGTCCGATAGAGAAGATCGCGATGTCATTGTGTTTGACGAGTTAGGCGTAGCTTTGGTAACGGTCGATCCCGAGCGCGCCCAGCGAGGGATGGGGATAGCCAGTGCTAGCAGCGGCATGACGAATGCCGAACCCGAGCCAATCTTTTACGCATTGAGTGATTTTGGCTTGCCTCCTGAAGCGACTGCTTATTTGCGGGGGTATAACGATGCCGTCAACCATTTGCAAGCGCAGTTGACCGGGCTATTCCCGAGCCAACCCGGCGTGGAAAGTGCGGCGGTCTTTAGCGATTCCAGTGCGTCTACTTGGGGATTGATGGCCACTGAGGTGATGTCATCCAAGTTAAGTGGCGATGGGGTGAAAGTGGCAGTGCTCGATACTGGTATGGACTTGAACCATCCCGATTTTGCCGGTCGTTCGATTGTGAGTCAGTCCTTTATTCCCGGACAAGCCGTTGACGATCGTAACGGTCACGGCACCCATTGCATCGGTACTGCCTGTGGCCCCCGCAATCCCGGTATTGGTCCTCGCTATGGCGTGGCCTACGAAGCGGAGATTTTTGCAGGTAAAGTGTTGTCCAATCAAGGGTCCAGTTTGGGGCGATCGACGATTGCTGGTATTGAATGGGCTCTGCGTCGGGGCTGCGATATTATCTCGATGTCATTAGGTGGACGAGTGAGTCCAGGTGAAGGATTTTCTCCAGCATTTGAGCGAGTGGGTCGACAAGCCATGCGGAACAATTGTTTGATTGTTGCGGCTGCAGGAAATGAGAGCGATCGCCGCAGAGGCCAGATTGAGCCGGTAGGCAGTCCGGCGAATTGCCCGTCATTTATGGCCGTAGCCGCAGTGGACTCCCAAATGAGAGTGGCCAATTTCTCGAATGGCGGTATCAATCGCGATGGGCGGGTGGATATTGCAGGGCCGGGAGTCGCTATTTACTCAAGTGCGCCCGATAGTCCTGCCGCACCGCTACAGCCACCGTTTTTCCGTCGGTGGTCCAATCGCTATGACACGATTGGCGGCACGAGCATGGCGACTCCTCATGTCAGCGGGATTGCCGCCCTCTATCGACAAGCCAATCCTTCTCTTTCAGCCAGTCAACTGTGGCGGCTGATAACCTCGACTGCTTCACCTCTTCCTATCCCGAGCAGGGATGTTGGGGCTGGGCTGGTGCAAGCTCCGACCGGTTGCTAA
- a CDS encoding IctB family putative bicarbonate transporter: MAAWTPWMPWQYPALQWWQGSQLGQLAGRFQLWGQVSLLGRWLEPMSVALAALYLMLSAQPSTGPLGLLLLGMAVLVGLQWLLLPPIPSPLHLPIGVYWAVATFAMAFSPVQAQAFEGWLKLTLYLLGFLLLHRTMQNPRYRNWLIAVLLLTSVWVSIYGLRQFFYGAEELATWTDPNSPLAGATRVYSHLNNPNLLAGYLIPIVPIGLIAAWAWSGWGSKLFAVAATGMNAICLVMTLSRGGWIGLLAGITVAALFLVQWNQVLLPQRLQKWALPLLVGVGAIAVVLAILFVEPIRIRVLSMFVGREDSSNNYRINVWTAVVEMIRDFPVLGIGPGNDAFNRVYPLYQRANFSALGAYSVPLELTVETGLVGAAVYLWFLLTIAACGLRRWLQLLADRQPASLWVAAGLSACAGLVVHGLVDTIWYRPQVQMLWWLSVALISSQLVQRPPEPAVGSPSSRSDGA, translated from the coding sequence ATGGCAGCGTGGACTCCCTGGATGCCCTGGCAATACCCGGCTCTGCAATGGTGGCAGGGCAGTCAATTGGGCCAACTGGCCGGACGGTTTCAGCTCTGGGGCCAAGTCAGTCTATTGGGTCGCTGGCTGGAACCCATGAGTGTGGCCTTGGCAGCCCTATATTTAATGTTGTCTGCCCAACCCTCCACCGGTCCGCTGGGTCTGTTATTGCTGGGGATGGCAGTGCTGGTGGGGTTGCAATGGCTGCTGTTACCTCCTATCCCCTCCCCCTTGCACCTTCCTATTGGGGTGTACTGGGCCGTTGCCACCTTTGCTATGGCCTTTTCCCCAGTTCAAGCCCAAGCATTCGAAGGTTGGCTTAAGCTCACTCTCTACCTGCTGGGATTTCTGCTGCTCCATCGCACCATGCAGAATCCGCGCTATCGCAATTGGCTGATTGCCGTCCTGTTATTGACAAGTGTGTGGGTGAGTATTTACGGCCTGCGCCAATTTTTCTATGGCGCTGAAGAACTGGCCACCTGGACCGATCCCAATTCTCCCCTAGCGGGGGCGACGCGAGTCTACAGCCATCTCAACAATCCCAACCTATTGGCAGGCTATCTCATTCCGATCGTGCCGATTGGTTTAATCGCGGCTTGGGCTTGGTCGGGCTGGGGCTCGAAGCTGTTTGCGGTGGCGGCCACCGGCATGAATGCCATCTGTCTGGTGATGACCCTCAGTCGCGGCGGTTGGATAGGACTGTTGGCAGGGATAACGGTGGCGGCTCTCTTTTTAGTGCAGTGGAATCAAGTGTTGTTGCCACAACGGCTGCAGAAATGGGCGCTACCCTTATTGGTGGGGGTGGGGGCGATCGCCGTAGTGCTGGCAATCCTGTTTGTGGAGCCCATTCGCATTCGGGTTCTGAGTATGTTTGTGGGTCGCGAGGATAGCAGCAACAACTATCGCATTAATGTGTGGACTGCAGTTGTGGAAATGATTCGAGATTTTCCGGTGTTGGGTATTGGTCCGGGAAATGATGCGTTTAACCGTGTCTATCCACTCTATCAGCGGGCCAACTTTAGCGCGTTGGGGGCATATTCTGTGCCACTGGAGCTGACGGTAGAAACGGGGTTGGTGGGTGCCGCAGTGTATTTGTGGTTTCTATTGACGATCGCCGCCTGCGGATTGCGGCGCTGGTTGCAACTTTTGGCGGACCGCCAGCCTGCGTCATTGTGGGTTGCAGCAGGGCTATCGGCTTGTGCCGGACTGGTGGTTCATGGCTTGGTGGACACGATTTGGTATCGCCCGCAGGTACAGATGTTGTGGTGGTTGAGCGTGGCGCTGATTTCGTCTCAATTGGTGCAGCGTCCGCCAGAGCCTGCTGTAGGTTCTCCCTCCAGTCGGAGTGACGGAGCTTAG
- a CDS encoding GTPase family protein: protein MQSNRAQLTSKQSENKLLRWWQWGVLVAPMLAAIALIGVAAGWQIHTWRLNWIWAVFVVVFLGWRWLLVQWTRPAEEATHWGEETLAALEQELEASVAVGVAGDAETARQAEAQLQTILQAAREDLPFWLDWTTFWQRCQDLVTAIAQIYHPEAKYPLLNIYVTQAYGLVRGTVDDLDRWIEQLSPVLNRVTVGQVYRGYELYQQLEPAARRLRQVLNVAQWLLNPAAALARWLGRNSTDRANEQLAANLSQVLREAALRNLYRQAIALYSGSSAIQPVEIAPPSPSQDTDTQTLQAILEAAEPVEAIAQKPVNLLLVGRTGAGKSSLVNSVFQAERAVVDLLPSTEATRSYRWQADSGETLLLWDSPGYEQVERDDLRQLVLEFARQVDAVVLVTPALDPSLQMDIDLLKEIRAEIPDLPAIVAVTQVDRLRPLREWSPPYDWQLGDRPKELNIKGAIDYRAELLGEFCTLLLPVVNGDRTVGRESWGIDALSLALLQTLEPAKQSRMARFLRDRDARIVAAAQIIDRYTFQMSTSQGLTELLKSPVLQFVSTLATGSTALAVALAQKIPVEQLPVMLGKLQMAYELFALLDNSGDRPFDLLVLWPLLTNNSTTADRNAWAFGHTVVEYWTQTIDREPLEQRFHYYLQQTGSI from the coding sequence GTGCAATCCAATCGTGCGCAACTCACCAGTAAGCAATCTGAAAATAAACTCTTGCGGTGGTGGCAATGGGGCGTTTTAGTCGCGCCGATGCTGGCGGCGATCGCCTTGATTGGCGTGGCGGCCGGGTGGCAAATTCACACCTGGAGATTGAACTGGATTTGGGCTGTCTTTGTCGTTGTCTTCTTGGGCTGGCGGTGGTTGTTGGTGCAGTGGACTCGGCCCGCAGAAGAGGCAACCCACTGGGGAGAGGAAACATTAGCGGCACTAGAGCAGGAACTGGAGGCGTCGGTGGCGGTAGGGGTTGCAGGGGATGCAGAGACTGCTCGACAGGCAGAGGCGCAATTGCAGACAATATTGCAGGCAGCACGGGAGGACTTGCCCTTTTGGCTGGATTGGACGACATTTTGGCAGCGCTGCCAGGATTTAGTCACGGCGATCGCGCAGATTTATCATCCAGAGGCCAAATATCCGCTGCTCAATATTTATGTCACGCAGGCTTACGGTCTGGTACGAGGTACTGTGGACGATTTGGATCGCTGGATCGAGCAATTGTCCCCCGTCCTCAACCGCGTCACCGTCGGTCAGGTCTATCGCGGCTACGAGCTCTACCAACAGTTAGAACCTGCAGCTCGCCGCCTCCGGCAAGTGTTGAACGTCGCCCAATGGTTACTCAACCCCGCAGCAGCGCTGGCTCGCTGGTTGGGACGAAACTCTACAGACCGGGCCAACGAGCAACTGGCAGCCAATTTGAGCCAAGTCCTGCGAGAGGCTGCCCTGAGGAATCTATACCGACAGGCGATCGCCCTCTACAGCGGCAGTAGTGCGATTCAGCCAGTGGAGATTGCCCCACCCTCTCCGTCGCAAGATACTGACACCCAAACCTTGCAAGCCATTTTGGAGGCAGCAGAACCGGTGGAGGCGATCGCCCAAAAGCCTGTCAATCTCTTGCTAGTGGGGCGGACGGGGGCGGGCAAGAGCAGCCTTGTGAATTCAGTCTTTCAGGCAGAGCGAGCCGTTGTCGATCTGTTGCCCAGCACAGAAGCCACGCGCAGTTATCGATGGCAGGCCGATAGCGGAGAAACACTGCTGTTGTGGGATAGTCCGGGGTACGAGCAGGTGGAGCGGGATGACCTGCGGCAGTTGGTACTGGAGTTTGCCCGCCAAGTCGATGCAGTGGTGTTGGTGACTCCCGCCCTCGATCCGTCTCTACAAATGGATATCGACCTGCTGAAGGAGATTCGAGCGGAAATTCCCGATCTGCCTGCGATCGTGGCTGTTACCCAAGTGGATCGCTTGCGTCCGTTACGGGAATGGTCGCCTCCCTATGACTGGCAGTTGGGCGATCGCCCCAAAGAGCTCAATATCAAGGGAGCGATTGACTATCGGGCTGAATTACTGGGGGAGTTTTGTACGCTGCTGTTGCCTGTGGTTAACGGCGATCGTACTGTCGGACGAGAGAGCTGGGGCATCGATGCCCTCTCGCTGGCTCTGCTCCAAACCCTCGAACCTGCCAAGCAGTCGCGCATGGCCCGATTTCTGCGCGATCGAGATGCCCGTATCGTGGCGGCAGCCCAAATTATCGATCGCTATACCTTCCAGATGTCCACCTCGCAGGGGTTAACCGAGCTGCTCAAAAGTCCGGTGCTGCAGTTTGTCTCCACCCTCGCTACGGGTTCCACTGCTCTGGCCGTCGCTCTAGCCCAGAAAATTCCAGTCGAACAGTTACCCGTTATGCTCGGCAAACTGCAGATGGCTTACGAACTGTTCGCTTTACTGGACAACTCGGGCGATCGCCCCTTCGACCTGCTCGTCCTCTGGCCCCTCCTCACCAACAACTCCACCACTGCCGACCGCAATGCCTGGGCATTTGGCCATACAGTGGTGGAGTACTGGACGCAGACTATCGATCGCGAGCCGCTCGAACAGCGATTCCACTATTACTTACAGCAGACTGGATCGATCTGA
- a CDS encoding pentapeptide repeat-containing protein, with amino-acid sequence MANLESVERLQQGVEEWNQWRLKNPTILTIDLAQADLSEANLHKANLAGADLHEANLNAADLSAANLFQANLQAIQLNGADLCQANLAGADLRQASAIEADLHQAILSGADLSQADLSQAILSETDLSMANLHQANLSEAYLGGAHLFQANLIGANLSDAQFNQANLREAQLNQAIFSNTSLVRADLTGADLSGTSEQKTDLSGTDLSKAHLVETHLENTKLHNCRIYGISAWNLNLEGTEQRSLIINRKDEAEITVDDLEVAQFVYLILNNQKIRNVLTTVGQKGVLILGRFTGEGRKEILDAIRDNLRQQDYLPMVFDFERPTERDFTETVKTLAGMCAFIIADITNPKSTPLELQATVPDYMIPFAPILQDGELPFAMFRDLQQKYNWVLDVFPYFDKDDLIENLDEVIQPALQKKEELTQSKAEGFRVVKRQRSPKKS; translated from the coding sequence ATGGCCAATTTGGAGTCTGTCGAGCGGTTGCAGCAAGGGGTCGAGGAATGGAATCAATGGAGACTGAAAAACCCCACCATCCTCACAATCGATCTAGCCCAGGCTGACTTGAGCGAGGCCAACCTCCACAAAGCCAATCTCGCTGGAGCCGACCTACACGAGGCCAATCTGAATGCAGCTGACCTATCTGCGGCCAATCTCTTTCAGGCCAACCTCCAAGCCATCCAACTGAATGGAGCCGACCTCTGCCAAGCCAACCTCGCCGGAGCCGACTTGCGCCAAGCCTCGGCGATCGAAGCCGATCTGCATCAGGCCATTTTGAGCGGAGCCGATCTCAGCCAAGCCGATCTCAGTCAAGCCATTCTCAGCGAAACCGACCTCAGCATGGCCAATCTCCACCAGGCCAATCTGAGTGAAGCCTATCTCGGCGGAGCTCACCTCTTTCAAGCCAACCTGATTGGGGCCAATCTCAGCGACGCGCAGTTCAATCAAGCCAACCTGCGCGAGGCACAGCTCAATCAAGCCATTTTTAGCAATACATCGTTAGTCCGGGCCGACCTAACCGGCGCAGATCTGAGTGGCACTAGCGAGCAAAAAACCGACTTGAGCGGCACCGATCTCAGTAAGGCCCACCTCGTCGAAACCCATCTCGAAAATACGAAATTACACAACTGCAGAATTTATGGGATATCTGCTTGGAACTTAAACCTGGAAGGCACCGAACAGAGAAGCTTGATTATCAATCGCAAGGACGAAGCCGAGATTACTGTTGACGATCTAGAGGTGGCTCAGTTTGTTTACTTAATTTTGAATAACCAAAAGATTCGCAATGTCCTCACCACCGTTGGCCAAAAGGGGGTTTTAATCCTGGGTCGGTTCACGGGAGAAGGCCGGAAAGAAATTCTCGACGCCATTCGAGATAACCTGCGCCAACAGGACTACTTACCCATGGTGTTCGATTTCGAGCGTCCAACCGAGCGGGATTTTACAGAAACCGTGAAAACTTTAGCCGGTATGTGTGCCTTCATCATTGCCGACATCACCAACCCCAAATCCACGCCCCTAGAACTGCAGGCCACAGTGCCGGACTACATGATTCCGTTCGCTCCCATTCTGCAGGATGGCGAACTCCCCTTCGCCATGTTCAGAGACCTGCAGCAAAAGTACAACTGGGTTTTGGATGTATTTCCCTACTTCGATAAAGACGATTTGATCGAGAACCTCGACGAAGTCATCCAGCCAGCCTTACAAAAGAAAGAGGAACTCACTCAAAGTAAGGCAGAAGGGTTCAGAGTCGTGAAGCGACAGCGATCGCCAAAGAAAAGCTGA
- a CDS encoding mannosyltransferase family protein, which produces MPDRPPASVQPSFIWLSVAALLTIHFALWSYITATSDLTWLTILGNWDSGHYVQIVKEGYSVNNWAFLPLYPTLLGIFSHLTRLQNVPQIAGSILSSAIFIAWIAGITAIAQRPNLSLTEASLWHPKTRLGWLFFAFSPASFAFHTNHTESLFLALSFSSLYLARTGRWLPSAVLAGLSTLTRNQGVFVITIAAYLAAQHLKTLRSRLQRVITLCAIATPFGLSYILYQYLETGNPLKSVSVQSEWSQATSLLSVLKTFWFGNEWQNTELGSILHHAVFFVVVGVAIAIWKASPPLSAYLLVSMGVMLLQGELVNVFRYGAVLFPAWFWLGDRLSRTPAWLRYSAIALLVGLNLAVTRNYALARWAY; this is translated from the coding sequence ATGCCCGATCGCCCCCCAGCCTCAGTCCAACCCAGCTTTATTTGGCTCTCAGTAGCTGCCCTACTCACCATCCACTTCGCCCTGTGGAGCTACATCACTGCCACGAGCGATCTCACCTGGCTAACCATTCTGGGGAACTGGGATTCAGGCCATTACGTCCAAATTGTGAAAGAGGGCTATTCAGTCAACAACTGGGCTTTCCTACCTCTCTATCCCACCCTCTTGGGAATATTTTCTCACCTCACTCGCCTACAAAATGTCCCTCAAATCGCCGGGTCCATCCTGTCATCAGCCATCTTCATCGCTTGGATTGCAGGAATTACAGCGATCGCCCAACGCCCCAATCTATCCCTAACAGAAGCAAGCCTCTGGCACCCCAAAACCCGTCTCGGCTGGCTATTTTTCGCCTTTTCCCCCGCCAGCTTTGCCTTCCACACCAACCACACAGAATCTCTCTTTTTAGCCCTATCCTTCAGTTCCCTTTACCTAGCTCGAACCGGTCGGTGGCTCCCCTCAGCCGTCTTAGCAGGACTTTCAACCCTGACCCGCAACCAAGGAGTATTTGTCATCACCATCGCTGCATATCTGGCAGCACAGCATTTAAAAACACTGCGCAGTCGCCTTCAGCGAGTTATCACTCTGTGCGCGATCGCCACCCCTTTCGGATTGAGCTACATCCTCTACCAATACCTAGAAACCGGCAATCCCCTCAAATCGGTCAGCGTGCAATCGGAGTGGAGTCAAGCAACATCACTGCTGTCCGTTCTGAAAACCTTTTGGTTTGGCAATGAATGGCAGAATACCGAACTGGGCTCGATTCTGCACCACGCGGTGTTTTTTGTTGTTGTGGGAGTGGCGATCGCTATTTGGAAAGCCTCACCCCCCCTATCCGCCTACCTGCTCGTGTCAATGGGCGTCATGTTGCTGCAGGGGGAACTCGTCAACGTCTTCCGCTATGGAGCCGTACTCTTCCCCGCCTGGTTTTGGCTAGGCGATCGCCTCAGTCGCACGCCGGCGTGGTTGAGGTATAGCGCGATCGCGCTGCTGGTGGGATTAAATTTAGCGGTGACACGCAATTATGCATTAGCTCGCTGGGCCTATTAA
- a CDS encoding glucose-6-phosphate isomerase — protein sequence MTEPSKRSTIYFDPELHKALRLKAASTHRSVSDLVNEAVRQSLQEDRDDLAAFDERGAEPTMTYEELLSDLKAHGKL from the coding sequence ATGACCGAGCCGTCGAAGCGTTCTACCATTTACTTCGATCCAGAACTGCATAAGGCTTTGCGCCTTAAAGCGGCATCTACCCACCGGTCGGTATCCGATCTGGTGAATGAGGCGGTTCGCCAATCCTTGCAAGAGGATCGAGACGATCTCGCCGCCTTTGATGAGCGAGGTGCCGAGCCTACGATGACCTATGAAGAGTTGCTGAGCGACCTGAAAGCACATGGCAAACTTTAA
- a CDS encoding type II toxin-antitoxin system RelE/ParE family toxin: protein MANFKVIFKQSVAKDLRRIPNKDIARILNRIEGLAVEPRPPGVEKLSAQERYRIRQGVYRIVYEIVDEEAIVAIVKIGHRRDVYRSK from the coding sequence ATGGCAAACTTTAAGGTCATCTTCAAGCAGTCTGTTGCAAAGGACCTTCGCCGTATTCCCAACAAGGATATTGCTAGAATTCTGAACCGTATAGAGGGGCTTGCTGTCGAACCTCGACCTCCGGGGGTAGAAAAACTCTCTGCTCAAGAGAGGTATCGAATTCGGCAAGGTGTTTATCGGATCGTTTATGAGATTGTGGACGAGGAGGCGATCGTCGCGATCGTTAAGATTGGTCACAGGCGCGATGTATATAGAAGCAAATAA
- the tnpA gene encoding IS200/IS605 family transposase, producing the protein MSLKRGYRNVYDLNIHLVLVTKYRARVINQEMLSRLKEIFEQTCQKWNCTLVEFNGEVDRVHLLIEFPPDVALSKLVNNLKTVSSRLIRKQFPERVAQFFQKPVFWTGTYFIASTGGVTLEQIKQYVEQQNSPAQSVGVEPTD; encoded by the coding sequence ATGTCATTAAAACGAGGCTACAGAAACGTTTACGATCTAAATATTCATTTAGTGCTCGTGACAAAGTACAGGGCCAGAGTCATCAATCAGGAGATGCTGAGCAGGCTGAAAGAGATCTTTGAGCAGACCTGTCAAAAGTGGAATTGCACTCTAGTCGAGTTCAACGGTGAGGTAGATCGCGTTCATCTGCTGATTGAGTTCCCGCCTGATGTAGCGCTTAGTAAGCTGGTCAACAACCTCAAAACGGTATCGAGTCGGTTGATTCGTAAACAGTTTCCTGAACGGGTCGCACAGTTCTTCCAAAAGCCGGTCTTTTGGACTGGTACATACTTTATCGCCTCAACAGGAGGCGTTACTCTTGAACAGATTAAGCAGTATGTTGAGCAACAAAACTCTCCTGCTCAGTCGGTGGGCGTTGAACCCACCGACTGA
- a CDS encoding transposase has translation MLLTYQYKLKPTEAQAAVMEVWGERLRRHWNYALGERLDAFYRSRCQIDRCSIVAEPIGDIPKEVNYYTQASALKETKRLFPDYKGIYADCQQQNLMRLDRAWKRWRKPDQNGKRGGRPRFKKRSDICSFTFPRVNNPKAGAHLTGNVLQLSKIGEIELILHRPIPEGFVLKQATLVRKADGWYVSFSMADETVPEALPVERVKTACGIDVGLEKFLVTSEGEAVSMPQFFRQSQQRLARQQKKLARMQKGSENYKRQTNEVARLHLHVSRQRREFHYQVAHWLCDLYDLISFEGLNIRGLARTRLAKSILDAAWGSFLQILQAVAVKRGKRTVEVNPRGTSIECCGCGERVKKTLSERVHRCGCGVVIDRDWNAGINIKVRGLRAVGLPLWRLWRLIRWDACETATLTRESEKLPLDP, from the coding sequence ATGCTACTCACGTATCAGTACAAACTCAAGCCGACCGAAGCTCAGGCCGCCGTCATGGAGGTCTGGGGCGAGCGGCTGCGCCGTCACTGGAACTATGCCCTAGGTGAACGACTCGATGCGTTCTACCGCAGTCGCTGCCAGATTGACCGATGCAGCATCGTGGCTGAACCGATCGGTGACATTCCAAAGGAGGTGAACTACTACACTCAAGCATCAGCACTGAAGGAGACCAAACGACTGTTCCCGGACTACAAAGGCATCTATGCCGACTGTCAGCAGCAGAACCTGATGCGGCTTGACAGGGCATGGAAACGCTGGAGGAAGCCCGATCAGAACGGCAAGCGGGGTGGGCGACCTCGGTTCAAAAAGCGGAGTGATATCTGCTCGTTCACGTTTCCGAGAGTGAACAACCCCAAAGCGGGCGCACACCTGACGGGGAATGTGTTGCAGCTCTCGAAGATTGGCGAGATTGAGCTGATTCTGCATCGTCCAATCCCTGAAGGCTTCGTTCTCAAGCAGGCGACGTTGGTGAGGAAGGCCGATGGCTGGTATGTCAGCTTCTCGATGGCGGATGAAACCGTTCCTGAAGCGCTGCCAGTGGAGCGGGTCAAAACGGCCTGCGGTATCGATGTGGGACTGGAGAAGTTCCTGGTCACATCCGAGGGGGAAGCGGTCAGCATGCCGCAGTTCTTTCGCCAGTCTCAGCAGCGTTTGGCCCGTCAGCAAAAGAAGCTGGCTCGGATGCAGAAAGGGTCTGAGAACTATAAAAGACAGACGAACGAGGTCGCTCGACTTCATCTGCATGTATCGCGCCAGCGGCGTGAGTTTCACTATCAGGTCGCTCACTGGCTTTGCGACCTCTACGACCTCATCAGCTTTGAGGGGCTCAACATCCGAGGGCTGGCGAGAACCCGATTGGCGAAGTCGATCCTGGATGCCGCGTGGGGTAGCTTTCTTCAGATTCTGCAAGCAGTGGCGGTAAAACGCGGCAAGCGGACGGTTGAAGTTAACCCACGCGGAACAAGCATCGAGTGCTGCGGTTGTGGCGAGAGGGTGAAAAAGACTCTCAGTGAACGGGTTCATCGTTGCGGTTGTGGCGTTGTCATTGACCGGGACTGGAACGCGGGAATCAACATCAAAGTTCGTGGACTCAGGGCGGTTGGACTACCGCTCTGGAGGCTGTGGAGGCTTATCCGCTGGGATGCCTGTGAAACAGCAACTCTCACTCGTGAGTCTGAGAAGCTCCCGCTAGACCCGTAG